A genomic segment from Gilvibacter sp. SZ-19 encodes:
- a CDS encoding alpha/beta fold hydrolase, translated as MAHQLKKAGKFSYLEKGEGTPIIILHGLMGGLSNFDAVTKHFPEHGYKILIPELPIYTMPLLKTNVKTLAVYVSDFIDHIGEQQVILLGNSLGGHIGLLCTKLYPEKIKGLVITGSSGLYESAMGESYPKRGDYEYIKQKAENVFYDPKVATKEIVDEVYATVNDRNKLIRTLAIAKSAIRHNMAKDLPNMPNPTCIIWGKNDNVTPPNVAEEFHELLPDSDLYWIDKCGHAAMMEHPDRFNEILHAWLRERQL; from the coding sequence ATGGCCCACCAATTAAAGAAAGCAGGCAAATTCAGCTACCTCGAGAAAGGGGAAGGCACTCCTATCATCATACTTCACGGGTTGATGGGTGGTCTGTCAAACTTTGATGCAGTTACTAAGCACTTCCCGGAACACGGTTACAAGATCTTGATTCCGGAACTCCCTATTTATACCATGCCACTTCTAAAAACCAATGTTAAAACCTTGGCGGTTTACGTATCTGATTTTATTGATCACATTGGCGAGCAGCAGGTTATTCTATTGGGGAATTCACTAGGAGGACACATAGGGCTTTTATGTACCAAATTGTACCCTGAAAAGATAAAGGGTCTAGTGATCACTGGGAGTTCTGGCCTCTATGAAAGCGCCATGGGAGAAAGCTATCCAAAACGTGGAGATTACGAGTACATTAAGCAAAAGGCAGAGAATGTGTTCTACGACCCTAAGGTAGCGACCAAAGAGATCGTTGATGAGGTCTATGCCACTGTTAATGACAGAAACAAGCTGATCCGCACCTTGGCGATCGCCAAGAGTGCCATTAGACATAATATGGCTAAGGACTTACCTAATATGCCTAATCCAACTTGTATCATTTGGGGTAAAAACGACAATGTGACTCCACCTAACGTGGCAGAGGAATTCCACGAACTCCTCCCAGACTCAGACCTCTATTGGATCGACAAATGCGGCCATGCAGCCATGATGGAACATCCGGATCGATTCAACGAAATCTTACACGCTTGGCTCCGAGAGCGACAGCTATAA
- the mraZ gene encoding division/cell wall cluster transcriptional repressor MraZ: MLNLIGTYDCKADVKGRVMVPAGLKKQLSPSLADGFVIKRAVFQPCLELYPMSEWNNLMDKMSGLNRFNRKNNDFIRRFTAGVRTVELDSTGRLLIPKDLMQFAGLSKEIVIASAVTIVEIWDKAKYETAIADAANDFADLAEEVMGDTAHDVDGLS, encoded by the coding sequence GTGCTCAATCTCATTGGTACATACGATTGTAAAGCAGACGTGAAAGGTCGCGTTATGGTGCCTGCTGGTTTGAAGAAGCAACTGTCTCCTTCATTGGCGGATGGCTTCGTGATCAAACGCGCTGTGTTTCAACCGTGCTTGGAACTCTATCCGATGAGTGAGTGGAACAATCTGATGGATAAGATGAGTGGACTCAATAGGTTCAATAGAAAGAACAACGATTTCATTCGCCGTTTTACCGCAGGTGTTCGTACAGTGGAGTTGGATAGTACCGGACGATTGTTGATCCCGAAAGACCTGATGCAATTTGCAGGTCTGTCAAAAGAAATTGTAATTGCTTCGGCCGTCACAATAGTTGAGATCTGGGACAAAGCCAAGTATGAAACCGCGATAGCGGATGCAGCGAATGACTTTGCCGATCTGGCCGAAGAGGTAATGGGCGATACAGCGCATGATGTTGATGGATTATCATAA
- the yihA gene encoding ribosome biogenesis GTP-binding protein YihA/YsxC: MDIKSATFVMSNSDVAKCPKSNLPEYAFIGRSNVGKSSLINMLTNRKSLAKTSGRPGKTQLINHFLINENWHLVDLPGYGYARVSKSDKKTFQKFITQYFERRKQLAMGFVLVDCRHEPQPIDLEFMQWLGENALPFGIIFTKADKLKPNALKRNVDTYLQRLLETWESLPPYFITSSAKRTGAEELLDYIDTINKEIEQQSQL, encoded by the coding sequence ATGGATATCAAATCCGCAACTTTTGTAATGAGCAACAGCGATGTTGCCAAATGCCCGAAGAGCAACTTACCGGAATACGCCTTTATTGGCCGATCTAATGTGGGTAAGTCGTCGCTGATCAACATGCTCACCAATAGAAAGAGTTTGGCAAAAACCTCTGGGAGACCAGGTAAAACGCAGCTCATCAATCATTTTTTGATCAACGAGAATTGGCATCTGGTCGATTTGCCGGGCTATGGCTACGCTCGTGTTTCTAAATCGGACAAGAAGACCTTTCAGAAGTTCATTACGCAATATTTTGAGCGTCGTAAACAATTGGCCATGGGCTTTGTCTTGGTAGATTGTCGCCACGAGCCACAACCCATTGACTTGGAGTTTATGCAATGGCTGGGCGAGAACGCTTTACCTTTTGGAATAATCTTTACCAAAGCAGATAAACTCAAACCCAATGCCTTAAAACGAAATGTAGATACGTATCTGCAGCGTTTATTGGAAACCTGGGAAAGCCTGCCTCCCTACTTCATTACCTCTAGCGCAAAACGCACTGGCGCGGAAGAGTTGCTCGATTATATTGATACTATAAACAAAGAGATTGAGCAGCAATCTCAATTGTAA